The Alphaproteobacteria bacterium genome contains a region encoding:
- the sufC gene encoding Fe-S cluster assembly ATPase SufC — protein sequence MPLLEIKNLHVEIDGKKILNGLDLAVKAGEVHAIMGPNGSGKSTLAYVLAGKADYEVTEGEVLFNGENVLEMNPDERAAKGVFLAFQYPIEIPGVATMTFLRTALNAQRKHRGEAELNTPEFMKRVREAAAKLSIGQEMLRRAVNVGFSGGEKKRNEILQMALLEPRLAVLDETDSGLDIDALKIVADGVNRLRSPERATIVITHYQRLLDYIVPDIVHVLSKGRIVKTGGKELALELEASGYAQFQEAPVAAE from the coding sequence ATGCCACTGCTTGAAATCAAGAACCTGCACGTCGAAATCGACGGCAAGAAGATCCTCAACGGTCTCGACCTGGCCGTGAAGGCGGGCGAGGTGCATGCCATCATGGGTCCGAACGGCTCGGGCAAGTCGACGCTGGCCTATGTGCTCGCCGGCAAGGCCGACTACGAGGTCACCGAAGGCGAGGTTCTGTTCAATGGCGAGAACGTGCTGGAGATGAATCCGGACGAACGCGCCGCAAAGGGTGTGTTCCTGGCCTTCCAGTATCCGATCGAAATCCCCGGCGTTGCCACCATGACGTTCCTGCGCACCGCGCTGAACGCACAGCGCAAGCACCGCGGCGAAGCGGAGCTCAACACGCCGGAATTCATGAAGCGCGTGCGCGAGGCGGCGGCCAAGCTCTCGATCGGCCAGGAGATGCTGCGCCGCGCCGTCAATGTCGGCTTCTCGGGCGGCGAGAAGAAACGCAACGAGATTTTGCAAATGGCTCTGCTCGAGCCGCGGCTCGCGGTGCTGGACGAGACCGACTCCGGCCTCGACATCGACGCGCTGAAGATCGTGGCCGATGGCGTCAACCGGCTGCGCTCACCCGAGCGCGCGACGATCGTGATCACGCACTATCAGCGCCTGCTCGACTACATCGTGCCCGACATCGTGCACGTGCTGTCGAAGGGCCGCATCGTGAAGACCGGCGGCAAGGAGCTGGCGCTCGAGCTCGAAGCAAGCGGCTACGCGCAATTCCAGGAAGCGCCGGTTGCGGCGGAATAA
- the sufB gene encoding Fe-S cluster assembly protein SufB gives MPAVQETVDQVRRIDVDQYKYGFETVISSEKAPKGLSEDIVRFISAKKDEPAWMLEWRLDAYRRWLTMREPQWAKINYGPIDYQNAYYYSAPTNFKAPKSLDDIDPEILKTYEKLGIPLREREILLGIQPQTTIEGEDGESLPRNKVAVDAVFDSVSVATTFKEELKRAGVIFMPISEALREHPDLVKQYLGTVVPVSDNFFATLNSAVFSDGSFVYVPPGVRCPMELSTYFRINEKNTGQFERTLIIADKGSYVSYLEGCTAPTRDENQLHAAVVELIALDDAEIKYSTIQNWYPGDANGKGGVYNFVTKRGDCRGARSKISWTQLETGSAITWKYPSCILRGDGSRGEFYSIAISNGHQQVDSGTKMLHLGKNTTSRIISKGIAAGVSQNTYRGLVSSHRKAKNARNFTNCDSLLIGDRCGAHTVPYIEAKNSSTVFEHEATTSKISEDMLFYCRQRGLTAEEATALVVNGFVKDVLQQLPMEFAVEAQKLISVSLEGSVG, from the coding sequence ATGCCGGCCGTTCAAGAGACCGTCGATCAGGTCCGCAGGATCGACGTTGACCAGTACAAGTATGGGTTCGAGACGGTGATCTCGTCCGAGAAGGCCCCGAAGGGCCTTTCCGAGGACATCGTTCGTTTCATCTCGGCGAAGAAAGATGAGCCCGCCTGGATGCTCGAGTGGCGGCTCGACGCCTATCGGCGCTGGCTCACCATGCGCGAGCCGCAATGGGCCAAGATCAATTACGGACCGATCGACTATCAGAACGCCTACTATTATTCGGCGCCGACCAACTTCAAGGCGCCGAAGTCGCTCGACGATATCGATCCGGAGATTCTGAAGACCTACGAGAAGCTCGGCATTCCGCTGCGCGAGCGCGAGATCCTGCTCGGCATCCAGCCGCAGACGACGATCGAAGGCGAGGACGGCGAAAGTCTGCCGCGCAACAAGGTCGCGGTCGACGCGGTGTTCGACAGCGTCTCGGTCGCCACGACCTTCAAGGAGGAGCTGAAGAGGGCCGGCGTGATCTTCATGCCGATCTCCGAAGCGTTGCGCGAGCACCCGGATCTGGTGAAGCAGTATCTCGGCACGGTCGTTCCCGTTTCCGACAACTTCTTCGCGACGCTCAATTCCGCGGTATTCTCCGACGGCTCGTTCGTCTACGTGCCGCCGGGTGTGCGCTGCCCGATGGAGCTCTCGACCTATTTCCGCATCAACGAGAAGAATACCGGCCAGTTCGAGCGCACGCTGATCATCGCCGATAAGGGCAGTTACGTCAGCTACCTCGAAGGCTGCACGGCGCCGACGCGCGACGAGAACCAGCTGCACGCCGCCGTGGTCGAGCTGATCGCGCTCGACGATGCCGAGATCAAGTACTCGACCATCCAGAACTGGTATCCGGGCGACGCCAACGGCAAGGGCGGCGTGTACAATTTCGTCACCAAGCGCGGCGACTGCCGCGGGGCGCGCTCGAAGATTTCCTGGACCCAACTCGAAACCGGCTCGGCGATCACCTGGAAGTATCCGAGCTGCATCCTGCGCGGCGATGGTTCGCGCGGCGAGTTCTACTCGATCGCGATCTCGAACGGCCACCAGCAGGTCGACAGCGGCACCAAGATGCTGCACCTCGGCAAAAACACCACCAGCCGCATCATCTCCAAGGGCATCGCGGCGGGCGTTTCGCAGAACACCTATCGCGGGCTCGTCTCCTCGCATCGCAAGGCCAAGAACGCGCGCAACTTCACCAACTGCGACTCGCTGCTGATCGGCGACAGATGCGGCGCGCACACCGTGCCCTATATCGAGGCGAAGAATTCCTCGACCGTGTTCGAGCATGAGGCGACCACCTCGAAGATTTCCGAGGACATGCTGTTCTACTGCCGGCAGCGCGGGCTCACTGCAGAGGAAGCCACCGCACTGGTGGTGAACGGCTTCGTCAAGGACGTGCTGCAGCAGCTTCCGATGGAATTCGCCGTCGAGGCGCAGAAGCTTATTTCCGTGAGTCTCGAAGGCTCGGTTGGTTGA
- a CDS encoding cysteine desulfurase family protein: protein MASRVYLDWNASAPLRREARNALAAALELTGNPSSVHGEGRAARRIIEQARDDVAALVGADPRNVIFTSGGTETNALALTPCIEVGGEKRPFDRLLISAIEHPSVRAGGRFAASQVAEIPVGVNGAVDLAALERMLASGGRVLVSLMAANNETGVVQPVSKAADIVHRHGGLLHVDAVQAAGRMPLGIGALGADLLTLSAHKLGGAKGAGALIKRDEALHFGDPLIKGGGQERGLRAGTENVAAIAAFGAAAVAVKTNFAAEVRHMADLRERLESGLRALNPEAVVFGHEADRLPNTTLTALAGAKAETLVIGFDLEGIAVSSGAACSSGKVAPSHVLAAMGVPVELARGAIRISTGPAATSAEIDRFLEIWKKLVERLSIREKRGLAA, encoded by the coding sequence GCGGCGCTCGAACTGACGGGCAATCCGTCCTCGGTGCATGGCGAAGGCCGCGCGGCACGCCGTATCATCGAGCAGGCGCGCGACGACGTCGCGGCACTGGTCGGCGCTGATCCGCGCAATGTGATTTTCACCTCCGGCGGCACCGAGACCAACGCGCTCGCGCTGACGCCTTGCATCGAGGTCGGCGGGGAGAAGCGCCCATTCGACCGTCTCCTTATCTCAGCGATCGAGCATCCGTCGGTGCGCGCGGGGGGCCGGTTTGCGGCAAGCCAAGTCGCGGAGATTCCGGTTGGTGTGAATGGCGCGGTCGATCTCGCTGCGCTCGAAAGAATGCTCGCGAGCGGTGGCCGCGTCCTTGTGTCGCTGATGGCGGCGAACAACGAGACCGGCGTCGTCCAGCCCGTCTCGAAAGCGGCGGATATCGTCCACCGGCACGGCGGCCTGCTGCATGTCGACGCCGTGCAGGCGGCGGGCCGTATGCCCCTCGGAATCGGCGCGCTCGGTGCGGATCTGCTGACGCTCAGCGCGCACAAGCTGGGTGGCGCGAAAGGTGCGGGTGCGCTGATCAAGCGCGACGAAGCGCTGCATTTCGGCGATCCCTTGATCAAGGGCGGCGGACAGGAGCGCGGTTTGCGCGCCGGCACCGAGAACGTTGCGGCCATCGCGGCGTTCGGGGCGGCCGCCGTGGCCGTGAAGACGAATTTTGCCGCGGAGGTTCGCCATATGGCGGACTTGCGCGAGCGGCTGGAAAGCGGCCTTCGCGCGCTCAACCCGGAGGCCGTTGTTTTCGGCCATGAGGCCGATCGTCTGCCCAATACAACACTTACCGCACTCGCCGGCGCCAAGGCCGAAACCCTGGTGATCGGTTTCGATCTCGAGGGCATCGCCGTGTCGTCAGGCGCGGCGTGTTCATCCGGCAAGGTCGCGCCCTCGCACGTTCTCGCCGCCATGGGTGTTCCGGTGGAACTCGCCCGTGGGGCCATTCGAATCAGCACCGGTCCGGCGGCCACGAGTGCCGAAATCGACCGATTCCTGGAAATTTGGAAAAAGCTTGTCGAGCGCCTATCTATCAGGGAGAAACGCGGCCTCGCCGCCTGA